The following proteins are encoded in a genomic region of Vicugna pacos chromosome 16, VicPac4, whole genome shotgun sequence:
- the CCR7 gene encoding C-C chemokine receptor type 7 isoform X1, whose protein sequence is MDLGKPMKSVLVVALLVIFQVCLCQDEVTDDYLGENTTVDYTLYESVCFKKDVRNFKAWFLPVMYAIICFVGLLGNGLVMLTYIYFKRLKTMTDTYLLNLAVADILFLLTLPFWAYSAAKSWVFGISICKLIFGIYKISFFSGMLLLLCISIDRYVAIVQAVSAHRHRARVLLISKLSCVGIWMVAVVLSTPELLYSGIQKSSSEQALRCSLITERVEALITIQVAQMVVGFLIPLLAMSFCYLVIIRTLLQARNFERNKAIKVIIAVVVVFIAFQLPYNGVVLAQTVANFNITSGTSCELSKQLNIAYDITYSLACVRCCINPFLYAFIGVKFRSDLFKLFKDLGCLSQEQLRQWSSCRHTRRSSMSVEAETTTTFSP, encoded by the exons ATGGACCTGG GGAAGCCAATGAAAAGCGTGCTGGTGGTGGCTCTCCTCGTCATTTTCCAG GTGTGCCTGTGTCAGGATGAGGTCACTGATGATTACCTCGGCGAAAACACCACAGTGGACTACACGCTGTACGAGTCCGTGTGCTTCAAGAAGGATGTGCGGAACTTTAAGGCCTGGTTCCTCCCGGTCATGTACGCCATCATTTGCTTCGTGGGCCTGCTGGGCAATGGGCTGGTCATGCTGACCTACATCTATTTCAAGAGGCTTAAGACCATGACCGATACCTACCTGCTCAACCTGGCCGTGGCAGacatcctcttcctcctgacCCTTCCCTTCTGGGCATACAGCGCAGCCAAGTCCTGGGTCTTTGGGATCAGCATTTGCAAGCTCATCTTTGGCATCTACAAGATAAGCTTCTTCAGCGGCATGCTCCTGCTTCTTTGCATCAGCATTGACCGTTATGTCGCCATCGTCCAGGCCGTCTCGGCCCACCGCCACCGCGCCCGTGTCCTGCTCATCAGCAAACTCTCCTGCGTGGGCATCTGGATGGTGGCCGTGGTCCTCTCCACCCCGGAGCTGCTGTACAGCGGCATCCAGAAGAGCAGCAGCGAGCAGGCGCTGCGCTGCTCCCTCATCACCGAGCGCGTGGAGGCCTTGATCACCATCCAGGTGGCCCAGATGGTGGTGGGCTTTCTGATCCCCCTGCTGGCCATGAGCTTCTGCTACCTCGTCATCATCCGCACCCTGCTCCAGGCGCGCAATTTCGAGCGCAACAAGGCCATCAAGGTGATCATTGCCGTGGTCGTGGTCTTCATAGCCTTCCAGCTGCCCTACAACGGGGTGGTCCTGGCCCAGACAGTGGCCAACTTCAACATCACCAGCGGCACCAGCTGCGAGCTCAGCAAGCAGCTCAACATCGCCTACGACATCACCTACAGCCTGGCCTGCGTCCGCTGCTGCATCAACCCTTTCCTGTACGCCTTCATTGGCGTCAAGTTCCGCAGCGACCTCTTCAAGCTCTTCAAGGACTTGGGCTGCCTGAGCCAGGAGCAGCTCCGGCAGTGGTCCTCGTGCCGGCACACCCGGCGGTCCTCCATGAGCGTGGAGGCCGAGACCACCACCACCTTCTCCCCATAg
- the CCR7 gene encoding C-C chemokine receptor type 7 isoform X2: MYAIICFVGLLGNGLVMLTYIYFKRLKTMTDTYLLNLAVADILFLLTLPFWAYSAAKSWVFGISICKLIFGIYKISFFSGMLLLLCISIDRYVAIVQAVSAHRHRARVLLISKLSCVGIWMVAVVLSTPELLYSGIQKSSSEQALRCSLITERVEALITIQVAQMVVGFLIPLLAMSFCYLVIIRTLLQARNFERNKAIKVIIAVVVVFIAFQLPYNGVVLAQTVANFNITSGTSCELSKQLNIAYDITYSLACVRCCINPFLYAFIGVKFRSDLFKLFKDLGCLSQEQLRQWSSCRHTRRSSMSVEAETTTTFSP; this comes from the coding sequence ATGTACGCCATCATTTGCTTCGTGGGCCTGCTGGGCAATGGGCTGGTCATGCTGACCTACATCTATTTCAAGAGGCTTAAGACCATGACCGATACCTACCTGCTCAACCTGGCCGTGGCAGacatcctcttcctcctgacCCTTCCCTTCTGGGCATACAGCGCAGCCAAGTCCTGGGTCTTTGGGATCAGCATTTGCAAGCTCATCTTTGGCATCTACAAGATAAGCTTCTTCAGCGGCATGCTCCTGCTTCTTTGCATCAGCATTGACCGTTATGTCGCCATCGTCCAGGCCGTCTCGGCCCACCGCCACCGCGCCCGTGTCCTGCTCATCAGCAAACTCTCCTGCGTGGGCATCTGGATGGTGGCCGTGGTCCTCTCCACCCCGGAGCTGCTGTACAGCGGCATCCAGAAGAGCAGCAGCGAGCAGGCGCTGCGCTGCTCCCTCATCACCGAGCGCGTGGAGGCCTTGATCACCATCCAGGTGGCCCAGATGGTGGTGGGCTTTCTGATCCCCCTGCTGGCCATGAGCTTCTGCTACCTCGTCATCATCCGCACCCTGCTCCAGGCGCGCAATTTCGAGCGCAACAAGGCCATCAAGGTGATCATTGCCGTGGTCGTGGTCTTCATAGCCTTCCAGCTGCCCTACAACGGGGTGGTCCTGGCCCAGACAGTGGCCAACTTCAACATCACCAGCGGCACCAGCTGCGAGCTCAGCAAGCAGCTCAACATCGCCTACGACATCACCTACAGCCTGGCCTGCGTCCGCTGCTGCATCAACCCTTTCCTGTACGCCTTCATTGGCGTCAAGTTCCGCAGCGACCTCTTCAAGCTCTTCAAGGACTTGGGCTGCCTGAGCCAGGAGCAGCTCCGGCAGTGGTCCTCGTGCCGGCACACCCGGCGGTCCTCCATGAGCGTGGAGGCCGAGACCACCACCACCTTCTCCCCATAg